The following proteins are encoded in a genomic region of Pan troglodytes isolate AG18354 chromosome 2, NHGRI_mPanTro3-v2.0_pri, whole genome shotgun sequence:
- the LOC107970442 gene encoding cytochrome c oxidase subunit NDUFA4-like — protein MALEASATNILCQIISQVKKHPSLMPLFVFIGVGDTGAALYLLFLALFNPDVNWDRKNNSEPWNKLDPNDQYKFYSVNVDYSKLKKEGPDF, from the coding sequence TTGGAGGCCTCTGCCACAAACATACTCTGCCAGATCATTAGTCAGGTCAAGAAGCATCCAAGCTTGATGCCCCTCTTTGTATTTATTGGAGTTGGAGATACTGGAGCAGCACTGTATCTCTTGTTTCTGGCATTGTTCAATCCAGATGTTAATTGGGACAGAAAGAATAACTCAGAGCCCTGGAACAAACTGGATCCCAATGATCAGTACAAGTTCTACTCAGTGAATGTGGATTACAGCAAACTAAAGAAAGAAGGTCCAGATTTCTAA